ACAGTAAAGACAGTTGACATGAATCGCGAAGAGTATGTAGGATGCAAAGATATGACGTGACAACCGGCAACACGACTTTGGATTTAAAATTAAACACCCATGACACCGTAACACTTCACATGATCATGTCCATTGCTGAAGTTACATGTACAACTACAAATGTATTGTGCATCATGATCCTCTAACATTCGTCTTCAACATCCGAGATTCAtatgcttctacatcaacacgtcATAAAACATTATACATCCtcacattgtgtgtgtgtgtgtgtgtgcgtgtgtgtgtgcgcgcgcgcgtgtgatCCCGTTCATAACTCCAACTATTTACATAGACTAATAAGCATGTTTCTAAACATTTTGTAATGAAAATGAGTACGAATACATAGAACAACTCAAAAAGTGTCGTAGGAGAGGTAGACAATTGACATTTCCGAAATCCAATGCAGAAAGTGCCATCCGTCATCTTGACTAAAAAGAACAGTGTACGCTTGGATTTATGTTGTCGCAAGATATCCACGAGGCATTGAAAACGAGGCTATCGCGCAAGAGTACGTAGGATGCCAAAATATAACGTATGAAGGACCCTTTATAAATTATGATGATGTTTACAAGTATGATGACTCTGCTATAGTGCCTTTTTAGCTAAAATTATCATAATACCTATTTTAACCGTCTCCCATTCGAAACATCGTCACACGCTTTCGCAGTGGATCTTTTTTTTCCATGCACAAGAGATTCCCCGCGGAGAAGAAAAGGTAAAAAGAAATTGGAGTCAAGTCGACCTCGTCTGCTTTGTTCTTTTCTGTCTGTGCAACCAGCAACGCGTTTACCTGCCGGTGTATACTCCATTAAAAGGTTTTTTTTTGCGGGTTACTCCATTAAAAGGTTGCTCCAACGCTGCCGGTTGGATCAGATCCTTCGCCATAATCTTCGACGCGGACGAGAAAATAACTCTGCTGCTCCATCATCGCGGTCTTCCATTCCTTCGTTCTCCATGTCAGTGCAACTACGCTATCTTGCTTAATTCGTTTCATTTTCTACCATGGAAATCGAGCAATGCTGTTCATACGTATAGGTTTTTTTATGTGCTAGTTCAAACATGTAGGTATTGAAGTTTGAAGATTTACGTAAGAGCGTGATTTTTCTTGTATAAAGGGAGTCAATTACACGGGTGATACTAGAAGTTGGCGCAAACGGTCACTTTAGTGCTAGAACTTGCAGCATACATTAAACTGGTGCAAAAACTTAGCTTGGACGTGCAAATGCGATTCTAATCGCGTTTCTACACACCGGCGACTCTGACGGGTCATGCCAGTATGGCATCAGGCCCGTTGTCAGTGACCCCATGGTGGAGTCCAGGCATGTGGCATGCTCCTTTTGCGAAAACCctctttgatttttattttttcAGTATTTTGTGGAAAGGCCCCTATAGGTGTACACTAACTGCGTGTGTGGCATCGGGTGGATTCCATCAGTGAGAGAACATCACCAATTTTATCAGAACAAAGAAAACAGGCCGCCCAATAACTGGTAACACGGGGATAACCATGTGCGTAGCTAGCCAACAAACCCACATAACAATTCGAACATTTCACCTGCAAAAAAAAAAGGATACTGAACAATTTATATCTTTTGGCTAAATGACATGAACTCCAgatttttattcaaaaaaaaaaagacATGGCCGGGGGGTTTAAAACAAGCAACCTGGAGAGATACCAGCAGGAAGAACTACCAATACAACCACTGGCTCTGCTTAGCTAGAATGGATTTTTAGCATCTATGTCCATGGCAGATCGCCCGCTGGACTAAACCAGACAGTAGTTCGGGTGGCGTAGTTAAACACAttagttttttcttttcatttttccaaATTTGTAAAGAATATGTAAACTGTAATTATAGTTATAATTTAAATATGTATTTGTTTGAGAATCCGTAGTCTGCTGGCACATTAGGCTCATATTTTCTCCGTACATATATTTATATTTGTTTCAAatacatttttttataaaacacacaGACTTTATTAAAATGCATGAACAGTATTAAAACACAATAACAAGTTAAAGCTTGATCACTTTTATATACAGCATGAATATTTATTAACACCTTTTTATTTAAATGGAAATATTTTTTAAACTATACAAATAATTCATAATTTGATTGATGGATTTTGTAAATTAATAGGTGATCATTTTTAGtataatttattttatttgtgtATATAATTTATATATTTTTAATAAAAATCGAAATTGAAAAATCTAACAGAAATTGTAGCCCATGGGCACGCTCTGTTATAGACAAAAAAAAACTACAGCACAACAATTCCACGTAGACATGAGATTCCATTACTTGGAGTGGCACGCCTTCCCTCTTTTACGCGGCTCGCTGGTCAGTACGGATCGACTGGCCCGCCCATTCGAAACCCCACAGTCGTAACTTTTTCTCTCGATTGAAATTCTTAATTTATGTTATTTAGAGCGAAGATATAAACCTCACGTATGCTTATGTGTAATTAACTCAACTCTGGGCCGGTGGCTAGCCATGCGCGTGCGTTAGACCTGTTTACATATGATGCCACACATGCAAATTACTGTATACCTGACAGGGCCCTTTTCGtgagaaaaaaaagtaaaatacaggggtttttttgcaaaaaaagcaCGCCACAGACCCATCTTCACCATGCAGTCACTGAGAGCGGGCCCTGCAGCATGTTGTCATGCCCGTCAGCATTGTCGTGTATACAAATGCGATTAGCACCATATTTGCACACCTGAGCCTAGTTTTTACACCACTTCAATGTATGCCGCAAGTTCTGGCACTAAAGTGATCGTTTACGCCAAGTTGTAGCACCACTGGTATAATTGACTTAACTTTTTTGGTTCCAAGTCAAACGACTCTCTAACTGGTGGATCACGATTTGACGGTCCAACAGCCCCTTCCTCTCCCCCCTACTGGCCTCCGATGATGTGACAGGCCCCCCTATACCCACCAGTCAACTTGCTGCCACGACAGTGTTCGACGAGATCCTGGTGTACCGCCTCACCCTCAGGGATTCGCATGGGAATTGGCTAACGTGGGTAGGCACCTCAGCAATATCGAATGCGGAAACTATATGAATGCAATGGCATAGTTTCAATCCTTCGTATTCCTAGGTGCCGCCGCATCTGATCGATGTTGCATCCCATTATAATTTCGATAGCTCATCAGGGTTCAAGTTCTAGACTTAGCATTGATGCTCGTATTTTTATGAGTATATTTTTGGTTTTAATGTGGTGTTCGTTCAATGAGAGAAGACGTTCTGTGTTGACTTTGTCAATTTCAAGTTATTAAGCCGGCCGGTCTCTCAAAAGTGCTCAAGGGATACGATGTGAGTGACCGACTTTCATTATATTTTCTTGGTTCCATAATATAGAAGTGTTTTTGGGACTGAGGGAGTACTGTgttgaaaaaaatatattttagtTTCCTCTGCCGCGAGTATTCTTGTGAGCAAGGTTTGGTCTTCCCTTTGGACGCTGCAAAGACGCGCTTCATCCGGTCCCTAGCTCGGCAGAGACGCGGTTTCCCCGGTACAAGAGATTCCCCGGTAGAAAGAAGGAAAGAAAAAGCGTAGAAGAGATCGGCCGGGGTCAAGTCAACGTCGTTGGCCTCCGTTGTTCTTTTCCCCGTAGGCAACGACGCGTTTACGCTGCACGTTCTCTCCATTAAAAGGTTGCAAGGTGCTGCTGGATGGAGCAAACCACTCACCTCATCATCTTCattcttcgccgccgccgccgacgagcaaaCCACTCTGCTCCGCTCCGCTCCATCGTCGCGTTCCGCTCGCTCCTTCTTCTCCAGGTCAGGTCAGGTCAGGTCAGTGCTACTCCTACGCCACCTTGCTTAGTTCGTTGCGTTCACCGCCAAGCAAATCACGTATCGGCTATTACACTTACACGCTCGTCTGAATTTTGCTTGCTTCTAGTCACATCGCTCTCCACCGTCGGATCCCGATCCAAAGGTCCagcagccttcttcttcctctagcatcagccttcttcctctgcttcttcttccccTCCAGCAGCAGGCTTCTTTCTCCGTTTCTTCTTctcccgcctccgcctccgcattatccttcttcttcttcttcctctatagGTCAATATGCTGCCGCCTCGGCCGCGGTCAGCCGCGTCGTCCCCATCTCACCCTCGGGGGTTCGCCTGCGAATTGACTTTGCTGACTCGGCGAAAAATTCTAGGCGTCCCAGCAATAGCAAATGCGGAAACTATATGGATGCGATGGCGTAGATTCAATCCTTCGTTGCCGCAGCAGTCGTTGATCGATGCTGCATCCCATTATAATTTTGGTTTctcaggaagaagaagaggaccgtCGGGTGGGAGACAGCCACCGCAGCATGGACATTCAACTCCATGAGATCGAAGCTATCACAAACAAGTTTGCAGACGACCAGAAAGTCGGCAGCGGTGGGTACGGAGATGTTTACAGGGTATGATCGACTAATTCTCGTACCATCTCCCGTCTGTGCTTCTCACATTTACAATCAAGATATGTACCTTGAGTCCATGACAAGTTTGCCGATTTTATTAGGCCACTCATAAAGGAGAGGAAATTGCCGTGAAGAAGCTCCATCAACTGCAGGGGCTCGATGATAAGCAGTTCCACGCCGAATACCGTAACCTTCGTGAGGTACGCCACCAAAACGTTGTGCGGCTAATTGGCTACTGCTACGAGACCCGGAAGAAATACATGGAGCACAATGGGGATCTTGTCTTCGCGAACATTATGGAGCGAGTGCTCTGCTTCGAATATATGAACGGCGGAAGCCTCGATAAACACATTCAAGGTAACCTATACTAGTATTGTGGATATAAGTATCTTATATGCAGGGGGGTAGGATTTCAACTCTTTTTTACTAGTTGTTTCATCTTGATATGACTCAAATAATCAATGCAAGTTCTCCTTAGCTTAAAACATAATATATTGTTGACAATTGGCTACATATATAGTATATATTAGCTTGCCTATCAAGATGAACGATTCAGTATCTCATTTCATATGTATTTTTTGCTACTACTTGCAGATGAATCTTGCGGGCTCGAGTGGCCCACATGTTACAAGATTATCAAAGGGACTTGTGAGGGACTAGATCACCTTCACACCTCACAGGGAAAACCTATTTTCCATCTGGACTTAAAGCCTGGTAACATTTTGCTGGATGAAAGTATGACGCCTAAAATTGGAGATCTTGGTTTGTCAAGACTTGTTGCTTCGACAAAAACACATCAAACAGAGATGCGCGATGGAACCCGGTAAGTTGATGGACATACTCTTAGCCGTATGTTTTTTAAGGGATTCTGAACATGGTTTTCCTTGTATCTTACCAATTAAACATATCAATTCAGCGGGTTCATGCCACCGGAGTACATAGATGGTGGCTTTATATCAAAGAAGTTTGACGTGTTCAGTTTGGGCGTCATAATTATAAAAATGTTGGCCGGGGATAAGAGCTACTTCCGTTGCACTGAAATGCCTCCCGATCAGTTTATTCAGCTTGTAAGGAAAATCCTCTCTCCCGGCAAAAAAAGACATAACTCTTTCGCTGTTTATACGAATTAACACATATGTGTTTCTTTCACATTTTTGCACTGCAAACTATTTAGTATCTTTATAGAGAGTTTTATGAGCCAATTTTGCATGTAGGTAAGGGAAATCTGGAAGAAAAAGTTTCAGGAAAAGCCTGAATATTCCTCACACTCACAGGAAATAGACATCCTAGGAGTGACTTCATGTGTTGAGATTGCACTAAGGTGTGTGGACAGGGACAGAAACAAAAGGCCATGTATCAATGATATTGTCCATGAACTTGATCAACTAGAAGCTAAGCTTAAAGCAATGTCACTTGCTTCTAATGTGTCAAATGATGCCACGATCCAGGTACGTTCTACCACCACTAGGGGGGCATGGGTGCCAATCCTCTGTTTCGACAGTTTTGACCTGTCGAATTTATGTCTGCTAACGATGTTTTTATGATTGGCCACACTAATTGACCTCTGATTATTTTGCTTTGCAGAGAAGCTGCGACACCAACATTATCTCGGTGGATCCATCCCTGGAGCTGCGGTTCGTCTTCGAGCCAAGGAAGGAGACGTCGTGCTGCCTACAGATAATCAACAAGACGGACGGCATCGTCGCGTTCAACATAAAAATTAACCAGAACAAGTATAGTGCGCGGCCAAGCCAAGGAACTATGCCGCCGTGTTCCTGCCGTTATGTTATCGTGACGTTGCAGGCGCAGGACGCGGCGCCGCCCAACATGCGGTGTCATGACATGCTCTTCGTGCAGAACACCGGCATCACCCAAGACTTGGCATCAAGAGATGGTGAGATTGATTATCAAGAATTGTTTGAGAAGGCCATGGCGGATAAGGTGGTTGATGTGGTGAAGCTTCCGATCGTTTGTGTTACACCGGACCAATAGTCTCATCCACCAAGAACACTTGGAGGTTGTTAGAtcccaaaaatgaaaaaaaaatcttgaGTTGTTGTTTGCGTGAGGGTGTTCTATTTGAAAGAATGGATGAAGCGTATGCCTCTGGCAGGGACGCGTTGCATGTTATATAGGCAAAGAGGTTTACAAGATTCGGTAGTTGGTTGTGTTGGATTGATCCTCAAGAAAAGCTATACAAAGAGATGAGGATGAATTCTAACAACCACAACTACCTGATTACAATGACCATGCAACACGCTATCCTACCGGGCGTATATACGGCTTATATTCATACCGTATATACATGTTATAATATATTCTAACACTATTTAATTGTTTCTTGGTCGATTATGCGGTCTTTAATTAGCTGCTACAAACATTGTCCTCTCTAACTGCTGATTACTTTCTATATGGAAAGTATGGAAGATGTAATGCGAACAAGTAGCCAATGCAAAGGTCCTTCAGTCGAGTGactgacaaaaaactaccactttagagttttgcgtcccacagaactaccacttcAAAAAAAAATGACCGAAAACTACCAAAATTTTctaattttgtgactaaaaactaccactttcagatAATGACCAGTTTAGACGATTTAAACGTGTTTATGACAGGCGGGGTCCATCTGTCAATTCTCATGCCGACGAAGGCCTCTGTCGTCACTAGGAGTAGGAGGGGGATGGTGAGGCCAGAAAGCCCTCCATCTCGGGCGGGCCTCCCCCCTCAGCCGATCCAATGTGCAACGAAGAAGGAACATCCGATGGAGCTCCTCCTCCAACGGCTCCACACAAATCCTTGTCACAAGCTTTTGCACGGGGTCGCATCCTCTTGCTTTTGCCTTCTCTGTCGAGGTCTCCACCCATGGCGCCAATGGGTGCAGGATGGGGCGTAGAGGGTGGGGTGTGCACCCCATCGACGGTTTCTCACGGCCACGGAAACTCCTTCGAGGTCGTCCCAGACCCAAATCATTATGACATCCCCCCNNNNNNNNNNNNNNNNNNNNNNNNNNNNNNNNNNNNNNNNNNNNNNNNNNNNNNNNNNNNNNNNNNNNNNNNNNNNNNNNNNNNNNNNNNNNNNNNNNNNNNNNNNNNNNNNNNNNNNNNNNNNNNNNNNNNNNNNNNNNNNNNNNNNNNNNNNNNNNNNNNNNNNNNNNNNNNNNNNNNNNNNNNNNNNNNNNNNNNNNNNNNNNNNNNNNNNNNNNNNNNNNNNNNNNNNNNNNNNNNNNNNNNNNNNNNNNNNNNNNNNNNNNNNNNNNNNNNNNNNNNNNNNNGACGATGTCGATGGGGCAAGAACATGGGCGGTGCTCTTGTTTTTTATCACCGCACTCTGTTCACAAATGATCCCCGCTGAGGAAAAAGTTATGACACGGAAGAAAAACATCTCTCCACATACCCGATGTTAACTGGTCCGTTTAAACCCACTAAtaatctacttcctccgttcctaaatataagtctttttagagattccatcaagtgactacatacggagcaaaatgagtgaatctacactctaaaatatgtctacatacatccgtatgttgcattctgtttgaaatgtctaaaaagacttatatttaggaacgagggAGTAACAGTTAAAATATttgttttttaaaataaaatataaaactCTAATTAAACGGGACTTGCGGAGGCCGCTTATTTGGCATTTAGTACATCTCTACCGACGACTACTTGACTTGGCCGGCCAAAATCCCCAACCCCCTTCTTCCTCAATCCCCTTCTCTGCTCTGCTCCCGCCATCTCCAAATCCCCCCAAACCTTCCGCTGTAGAATCCACGCAAGAGAGCGTGGTACGACCCACGCAAGGGAGAGAGACAGAACCAGCCAGCCAGCGCTCGAGCAAGCAAGGTGGGGCCAGCCAAGCCATGGCGGAGCTGGCGGTGGGGCTGGCCAAGTCGGTGGTGGAGGGGACGCTGAGCAAGGCGCACGCGGTGTTGCAGGAGGAGGCCAAGCTTCCCTGCATGCGCCTTCCTCAGCGCGCGCCGCGACCTCGTCTTCATCTTCATCACCGGGGGAGTTCAAGATGATGCGCTCCTTCCTTCCTCAACGTCCGTCGCCAACAAGGAGCGCGTCGAGAACGCCGTGGTGCGCCGACGTGAGCGCCAGGAACGCGCGCTACAGCCTCAACTCTGTTTGCTTACGAGCCTTTAGTCACCTCAACCGTCCTTTTTCTCACATTGCTGCCAAAAGTGCAAGCAAAACATAGCTGTTTAGTCTTGTGTATTGTTAATCTGTCTTTGCTGTCTCTTGTAAGAAAAAATCTGTTTTGCTCTGGCATATGGAGAACTTGTAGCAACCCATAATTTATGTAAATCTGTTTTTGCTCTGGTAAATTAGGAGTCACACCAACGCTTCTTAAATCATCAGAAATGGCTACTAGTGCTAGCGGAGGTAGAACTGAAGAGAACAAGCCGAGCATTTTGAGCACATTACCCAAGCATCTGCCATTAGACTTTCTGAAGAGTATCACAGATCAGTTCTCAGAGAAGTGTATAATTGGTGAAGGCGCTTTTGGAACCGTTTATAAGGTATATTGTTGTGCCTTAACAGTTTCCGTCTTTTCAGAAGTTGCTGAAAGAGTCTGGGGTTGAACAGGGAACAGCGCCAGATGGGGAAACCATTGCTACGGTAGATATATACAGAGACTTCAGCATCACGCGCTTTCCCCAAAGGAACCCTTTTTATTCTACTGTATGTACTTATATGAGATTCCACGCGGAGAAGAAAACTTTATAAAAGAGAGTGGAGTCAAGTCAACGTCTGCGCAACCAGCAGCAACGCGTCTACCTCCATTATTAAAAAGGTTGCCTGCTGCAGCTTGATGGATGGGATCCTCATCCTCATCATTTCATCTTCGACGCCGACGAGCAAACAACTCTGCTCCTCCATCGTCGccttgcgttccttcctcctccagGTCAGTTGCACTACTCCATCTTGCTTAATTCGTTGCCACTTCTCCTTCCACCGATGATATCGACAGTTCCGGTCTTTCCTCTTTCTGAACAAGTTAAATTGGGTTCGGCAGCAGTTGAAACACTCGATTCCATCAAGTATTTCTTCTCACGACgacgaagaaggagaagaagaagaacaagaagaagaagaagaagaagaagaagaagaagaagaagaagaagaagaagaacgtccAACAAGGCTTGATGGGGGACTACAACGGTATGGAAGATTTCACACTCCATCTGATTGAAAGCATCACAGACAAATTTTCAGATGATAGAATAGTTGGCAGCGGCGGGTACGGACATGTTTACAAGGTATGGATAATACATACACTTTATATATATGTACCGCTCAAACCAACACTAAATTGCTATTGTTCTTACAAGGCTGACCATCATGCTGACGAGTGATTTTAAACAGGCGGAGCACAACGGGAAAGAGATTGCCGTGAAGAAACTTCATCCCTTTCAAGGACTTGATGACAAGCAATTCCATAGTGAAGTCCGTAACCTTATCAAGATCCGCCACAAGAATGTCGTACAGTTGATTGGATACTGCTATGAATCACGGAATAAATACATCGAGCACAATAAAGAGCTCGTTTTCGCGAGAACGACGGAGCGAGTCATCTGCTTTGAATATATGGAGGGAGGAAGCCTCGATAAATACATTACAGGTAAGTTTTAAGATATTACTACTGACAATGGGCTGGCTCGAAATAATTGTTCCCATTGCCAAGCTAAATAATTGAGTGGCTTACTCATCGAACACGCCAATTGACCTGTTCTGTTTTCCTTTTGTTGTTGTTTTAATTGCAGATGAACCTTGTGGGCTTGGCTGGTCTACATGTTACGACATAATTAAAGGCACCTGCGAGGGCTTAAACCACCTTCATACTGTGCAGGCGACACCAATTTGCCACTTGGACTTGAAACCTGGTAATATATTGCTGGATAAGAGCATGATGCCCAAAATTGGAGATCTTGGCTTGTCAAAACTTGTTGCTTCCACTGAAACACATAAAACAGAGATGCTCAAAGGAACAAAGTAAGTATCTTTTTTTTAACGAAAAGGAACGCAGTTTATTTAGCTGCAGGATCAAAGGAACACGTTCTACTATAGCTGGAGGCTATAATTACGTTTGTACTTCTGTAAACCGAAGATTTGTATGCATTCGCACTGACCGTTCTACCAATCTGTCATTGAGATTGAAGTGTATGCTATCATGCAGAGGGTATATGCCACCAGAATACATTGACAGTGGCCGTATATCAAAGAAGTTTGACGTCTTCAGTCTGGGAGTTATAATACTAAGGATGATGGCTGGGAATAAGGGCTACTTCAGTTGTTCTAACACGCCACCCAAACAGTTCATTGACCTTGTAAGACAAAATTCAATACGTATCTGTACCATCAACAATAACATATGTCTTTTCCACACCGTGTTGCATACAAATGTGCATTACTTACTAAGTTTTGCAAAAAATAAAGGTACTTTCTTGATTTATATTTCACATGCAGGTAAGTGAAAACTGGAAGGAAAGGTTGCAGGCAGTGTCGCAGGATTCGTCATACGAGATGGACATACTTCGAGTGCGTAAATGCGTTGATATAGCTCTAAGATGTGTGGACACTGACCGAAAGAAAAGGCCTACTATCCAGGATATTGTCCGTCAAGTGGAGGAACTAGAAGCCAATATTGAAAAAATGATGTCAGCACCTTCTCCTGAGTCAAAAGATCTAACTTTCCAGGTATGCACTTTCTTTTGCGATGCTCTGTTTTGCAATACTCTGTTTTCCAATACTCTTTCGCCCGTTACCGTTAGATTTCCGCTCAGGTAATagtttttctatttgtttttgcTTTAGGTCCGGCCATGCTAATCTCTTCCTCCTTGCAGAGAAGCTGTGATACCAATGTTCTATCTGTGGATCCAACCCTGGAGCTGCGGTTCGTCTTGGAGGCCAGGAAGGAGACGTCATGCTGCCTGCAGCTAATCAACAAAACAGACAGCTTCATCGCATTCAACATAAAGATTAACCAGCACAAGTACCGTGTGCGGCCAAGCCAAGGGACCATGCGACCGTGCTCCTGGCGTTATGTCATCGTGACGCTGCAAAAGCAGGAGCCGGAGCTGCTCAACATGAGGTGCCGCGACATGCTCTTCGTACAGAGCATCAGCGTCACCCAAGACTTGGCATCAAAGGATGATGAGATTGATTATCAAGAATTGTTCGAGAAGCCCATGCCGGATAAGGTGGTTGATGTGGTGAAGCTGCCGATCGTTTATGTTGCACTGGACCAATAGTCTCATCCACCAAAACTCTTTGAGGTTGTTAAAATCCAAAANNNNNNNNNNNNNNNNNNNNNNNNNNNNNNNNNNNNNNNNNNNNNNNNNNNNNNNNNNNNNNNNNNNNNNNNNNNNNNNNNNNNNNNNNNNNNNNNNNNNNNNNNNNNNNNNNNNNNNNNNNNNNNNNNNNNNNNNNNNNNNNNNNNNNNNNNNNNNNNNNNNNNNNNNNNNNNNNNNNNNNNNNNNNNNNNNNNNNNNNNNNNNNNNNNNNNNNNNNNNNNNNNNNNNNNNNNNNNNNNNNNNNNNNNNNNNNNNNNNNNNNNNNNNNNNNNNNNNNNNNNNNNNNNNNNNNNNNNNNNNNNNNNNNNNNNNNNNNNNNNNNNNNNNNNNNNNNNNNNNNNNNNNNNNNNNNNNNNNNNNNNNNNNNNNNNNNNNNNNNNNNNNNNNNNNNNNNNNNNNNNNNNNNNNNNNNNNNNNNNNNNNNNNNNNNNNNCTAGAAGGTGTTCTCTGTGTTCTATTTCATACTTTCTTCTTTGATAATGCAGTCTTTGATTAGGTGCTACAAGATTGTTAAGAAAAAATAGCTGCCACGAACATTGTCCTCACTAACTGCTGATTACTGTCTTTGGGAAGTACGAAAGACATAATCCAAACAAGCGGCCAATGCAAAGGTCCTTCAATCAGGAAGGCTCGAGTATCTGTGACATGAGAGGGTCAATTGTTTTTtcttttagaaatggaggaggaccccggcctctgcatctgggcgatgcatgcggccactttattaattattcacataagaccttacaaagtcatacaacagtaagaccaaagccaccgtctaggcaacatctgtcgctactcctatccagttgatgtagggatgctgatagtctgggcctaataccaaacagacctcgtagctaaacctaacatctaagacctgaggtcccaaccaggacgcctgccgggtatggggcacccaccagtccggcgcactcctcaaccaggacgcctgccgggtatgaggccgccgcagccacctgccactaatccatcttcagagatgtactgttgcatctaccgtgcccggtctctctgccatcgatgccaccacgacgccaaacaacgtcgtcctcctgcgtgagtccatccacacgcgcccgtcgccgAAACTCCGTAGCGCCATGCCGCCGGGATCCGTCGTCGGCCTTGCAGTagatgaaacaccgctcctcctcGTCCCCTCCAGCCAGCTCCTGGTCCAAAACGATAACCTCAGGAGGGAGCACGCCATAGAAGGCGTTGTCATCGTCCGATCCAATAGACTCAGATCTAGGGATTCCCCCCGGAACATCCCGATCATGTTGACGTAGtttgcaacgacgatgcctcaacACGGG
The window above is part of the Triticum aestivum cultivar Chinese Spring chromosome 2A, IWGSC CS RefSeq v2.1, whole genome shotgun sequence genome. Proteins encoded here:
- the LOC123186986 gene encoding putative receptor-like protein kinase At4g00960 isoform X1; this encodes MEQTTHLIIFILRRRRRRANHSAPLRSIVAFRSLLLLQVRSGQEEEEDRRVGDSHRSMDIQLHEIEAITNKFADDQKVGSGGYGDVYRATHKGEEIAVKKLHQLQGLDDKQFHAEYRNLREVRHQNVVRLIGYCYETRKKYMEHNGDLVFANIMERVLCFEYMNGGSLDKHIQDESCGLEWPTCYKIIKGTCEGLDHLHTSQGKPIFHLDLKPGNILLDESMTPKIGDLGLSRLVASTKTHQTEMRDGTRGFMPPEYIDGGFISKKFDVFSLGVIIIKMLAGDKSYFRCTEMPPDQFIQLVREIWKKKFQEKPEYSSHSQEIDILGVTSCVEIALRCVDRDRNKRPCINDIVHELDQLEAKLKAMSLASNVSNDATIQRSCDTNIISVDPSLELRFVFEPRKETSCCLQIINKTDGIVAFNIKINQNKYSARPSQGTMPPCSCRYVIVTLQAQDAAPPNMRCHDMLFVQNTGITQDLASRDGEIDYQELFEKAMADKVVDVVKLPIVCVTPDQ
- the LOC123186986 gene encoding putative receptor-like protein kinase At4g00960 isoform X2, giving the protein MDIQLHEIEAITNKFADDQKVGSGGYGDVYRATHKGEEIAVKKLHQLQGLDDKQFHAEYRNLREVRHQNVVRLIGYCYETRKKYMEHNGDLVFANIMERVLCFEYMNGGSLDKHIQDESCGLEWPTCYKIIKGTCEGLDHLHTSQGKPIFHLDLKPGNILLDESMTPKIGDLGLSRLVASTKTHQTEMRDGTRGFMPPEYIDGGFISKKFDVFSLGVIIIKMLAGDKSYFRCTEMPPDQFIQLVREIWKKKFQEKPEYSSHSQEIDILGVTSCVEIALRCVDRDRNKRPCINDIVHELDQLEAKLKAMSLASNVSNDATIQRSCDTNIISVDPSLELRFVFEPRKETSCCLQIINKTDGIVAFNIKINQNKYSARPSQGTMPPCSCRYVIVTLQAQDAAPPNMRCHDMLFVQNTGITQDLASRDGEIDYQELFEKAMADKVVDVVKLPIVCVTPDQ
- the LOC123186987 gene encoding cysteine-rich receptor-like protein kinase 45, translating into MGDYNGMEDFTLHLIESITDKFSDDRIVGSGGYGHVYKAEHNGKEIAVKKLHPFQGLDDKQFHSEVRNLIKIRHKNVVQLIGYCYESRNKYIEHNKELVFARTTERVICFEYMEGGSLDKYITDEPCGLGWSTCYDIIKGTCEGLNHLHTVQATPICHLDLKPGNILLDKSMMPKIGDLGLSKLVASTETHKTEMLKGTKGYMPPEYIDSGRISKKFDVFSLGVIILRMMAGNKGYFSCSNTPPKQFIDLVSENWKERLQAVSQDSSYEMDILRVRKCVDIALRCVDTDRKKRPTIQDIVRQVEELEANIEKMMSAPSPESKDLTFQRSCDTNVLSVDPTLELRFVLEARKETSCCLQLINKTDSFIAFNIKINQHKYRVRPSQGTMRPCSWRYVIVTLQKQEPELLNMRCRDMLFVQSISVTQDLASKDDEIDYQELFEKPMPDKVVDVVKLPIVYVALDQ